One Leifsonia shinshuensis DNA window includes the following coding sequences:
- a CDS encoding type 1 glutamine amidotransferase, with amino-acid sequence MTVLRILHLYPRELGINGDAGNVLALAERARWRGVDVDIVQHAPGAELPASADIVHIGSGPLSSQRAVVGDVARIAPRLRQWRDSGVPILAIAGGWQLLGEEIETPDGETLAGAGVFPTRAVLGSRRHVAEVVVRMADGVTLAGFENHSATTTLSPDAVGATPLGEVVSGFGNGDKTEGVVLGSAIGTHLHGPVLPMNPVLADRMLQTALRGEVAPVPQTERVDRYAANARRAIAARLNVAL; translated from the coding sequence GTGACCGTCCTCCGCATCCTGCACCTCTACCCGCGCGAGCTCGGGATCAACGGCGACGCAGGCAATGTGCTCGCCCTGGCCGAGCGCGCGCGCTGGCGCGGCGTGGACGTCGACATCGTCCAGCACGCGCCGGGCGCCGAACTGCCCGCCAGCGCCGACATCGTGCACATCGGCTCCGGCCCGCTGTCGTCGCAGCGCGCGGTCGTCGGTGACGTGGCGCGGATCGCGCCGCGGCTGCGGCAGTGGCGCGACTCCGGAGTCCCGATCCTCGCGATCGCGGGCGGCTGGCAGCTGCTCGGCGAGGAGATCGAAACGCCGGACGGCGAGACGCTCGCCGGCGCCGGGGTCTTCCCGACCCGCGCCGTGCTGGGCTCGCGTCGTCACGTCGCGGAGGTCGTCGTGCGGATGGCCGACGGCGTCACGCTCGCGGGCTTCGAGAACCACTCGGCCACGACGACACTCAGCCCGGACGCCGTAGGCGCGACTCCGCTCGGAGAGGTCGTGAGCGGCTTCGGCAACGGCGACAAGACGGAGGGCGTCGTGCTCGGGAGCGCGATCGGCACCCACCTGCACGGCCCGGTCCTCCCGATGAACCCCGTGCTGGCCGACCGGATGCTGCAGACCGCCCTGCGCGGCGAGGTGGCTCCGGTCCCGCAGACCGAGCGCGTCGACCGCTACGCCGCGAACGCGCGCCGAGCCATCGCCGCACGCCTCAACGTCGCGCTCTAA
- a CDS encoding MurT ligase domain-containing protein — protein sequence MRYRLAVIAGRLARWLLRLRGGGSAVPGRVALAIAPKFLERAVSRLPLGVVFVSGSNGKSTTTNMLTAILREHGLNVFTNPSGGNLPQGIASALLADVPLDGYVRGDVGVIEVDEAYGVDLATVLKPRGSLLLNVQIDQLNRFFEPTRVIGMLRTIAERSSEFVVVNADDDSLARVGAELAASGRDVTTFAVAPAIIESSPNGLANVADLSGVAAGALPVPAVFVSKLETQSAQLTMGGESIRIGLPARGLHYAVDAAGATAMARRALGDRFRSEAVVAAMSSLRTVYGRGETLKVGDEDIEIIMMKNPPSLQLNLDYLSHSPEQVFVAVDEGTPDPSWVYDIDLSKLEHVDIVSGTKAWQFATRFAYAGIEVDQVMPELRPALQAFLALPKPSRGTKTMIVNYEQMMAIRKQLGFLDLEGGEK from the coding sequence GTGCGCTACCGACTGGCGGTCATCGCCGGCCGCCTCGCCCGCTGGCTGCTGCGCCTGCGGGGAGGCGGCTCCGCGGTGCCGGGGCGGGTCGCGCTCGCGATCGCGCCGAAGTTCCTGGAGCGCGCGGTCAGCCGCCTCCCGCTCGGTGTGGTGTTCGTCTCCGGGTCCAACGGCAAGTCGACGACCACGAACATGCTCACCGCGATCCTGCGCGAGCACGGGCTGAACGTCTTCACCAACCCGTCCGGCGGCAACCTGCCGCAGGGGATCGCCTCCGCGCTGCTCGCGGACGTGCCGCTCGACGGCTACGTGCGGGGCGACGTCGGCGTGATCGAGGTGGACGAGGCGTACGGGGTCGACCTCGCGACCGTGCTGAAGCCGCGCGGATCGCTGCTGCTGAACGTCCAGATCGACCAGCTCAACCGCTTCTTCGAGCCCACCCGCGTGATCGGGATGCTGCGCACGATCGCGGAGCGCTCCAGTGAGTTCGTCGTGGTGAACGCCGACGACGACAGCCTGGCCCGGGTCGGTGCGGAGCTGGCGGCATCGGGTCGTGACGTGACGACCTTCGCCGTGGCCCCCGCCATCATCGAGTCCTCGCCCAACGGCCTCGCCAACGTGGCCGACCTCTCCGGCGTCGCCGCCGGCGCCCTCCCGGTGCCCGCGGTGTTCGTCAGCAAGCTGGAGACCCAGAGCGCGCAGCTGACGATGGGCGGAGAGTCCATCCGGATCGGCCTGCCCGCGCGCGGCCTCCACTACGCGGTGGACGCCGCCGGCGCGACCGCGATGGCCCGGCGGGCGTTGGGCGACCGGTTCCGGTCGGAGGCCGTGGTCGCGGCGATGAGCTCGCTGCGCACGGTCTACGGCCGCGGCGAGACGCTGAAAGTCGGCGACGAGGACATCGAGATCATCATGATGAAGAACCCGCCGAGCCTCCAGCTCAACCTCGACTACCTGAGCCACAGCCCGGAGCAGGTCTTCGTCGCGGTGGACGAGGGCACGCCCGACCCGTCCTGGGTCTACGACATCGACCTCTCCAAGCTGGAGCACGTCGACATCGTCTCCGGCACGAAGGCCTGGCAGTTCGCGACGCGGTTCGCCTACGCCGGGATCGAGGTCGACCAGGTGATGCCGGAGCTGCGGCCCGCGCTGCAGGCGTTCCTCGCCCTCCCGAAGCCGTCCCGCGGCACCAAGACCATGATCGTGAACTACGAACAGATGATGGCGATCCGCAAGCAGCTCGGCTTCCTCGACCTGGAAGGCGGCGAGAAGTGA
- a CDS encoding RNA polymerase sigma factor, which translates to MATRAATKAREAEAVEETEETAAASKPAAKKTTAKAPAKKAAPKKAATKAKGDDDEELDEDAEVEIDADDAAEGDDAAETDDATDGDESEGDDAEADDAEGSGPKGESAAVQAAADAPLPTDALVLRAVDEDDDVPVYSTTITGATADPVKDYLKQIGKVPLLNAAEEVELAMRIEAGLFAEDKLANTPNMPKELERELRWVARDGQRAKSHLLGANLRLVVSLAKRYTGRGMQFLDLIQEGNLGLIRAVEKFDYTKGFKFSTYATWWIRQAITRAMADQARTIRIPVHMVEVINKLARVQRQMLQDLGREPTPEELSKELDMTPEKVIEVQKYGREPISLHTPLGEDGDSEFGDLIEDTEAVVPADAVGFTMLQKQLESLLDSLSEREAGVIRMRFGLGDGMPKTLDQIGDTFGVTRERIRQIESKTMAKLRHPSRSQSLRDYLE; encoded by the coding sequence ATGGCAACCCGTGCAGCAACCAAGGCCCGCGAGGCCGAGGCGGTCGAGGAGACCGAGGAGACCGCTGCGGCCAGCAAGCCCGCGGCGAAGAAGACGACGGCCAAGGCTCCGGCGAAGAAGGCCGCGCCCAAGAAGGCCGCCACCAAGGCCAAGGGCGACGACGACGAGGAGCTCGACGAGGACGCCGAGGTCGAGATCGACGCGGACGACGCGGCAGAGGGCGACGACGCGGCCGAGACCGACGACGCCACCGACGGCGACGAGTCCGAGGGCGACGACGCCGAGGCCGACGACGCCGAGGGGTCCGGCCCGAAGGGCGAGAGCGCTGCCGTGCAGGCCGCGGCCGACGCCCCGCTGCCGACCGACGCGCTCGTGCTGCGCGCCGTGGACGAGGACGACGACGTCCCCGTGTACTCCACGACGATCACCGGCGCGACCGCCGACCCGGTCAAGGACTACCTGAAGCAGATCGGCAAGGTCCCGCTGCTGAACGCCGCGGAGGAGGTCGAGCTCGCGATGCGCATCGAGGCCGGTCTGTTCGCGGAGGACAAGCTCGCGAACACCCCGAACATGCCCAAGGAGCTCGAGCGCGAGCTGCGCTGGGTCGCCCGCGACGGCCAGCGCGCCAAGAGCCACCTGCTCGGCGCCAACCTGCGCCTCGTGGTCAGCCTCGCCAAGCGCTACACCGGCCGCGGCATGCAGTTCCTGGACCTGATCCAGGAGGGCAACCTCGGTCTGATCCGCGCCGTCGAGAAGTTCGACTACACCAAGGGCTTCAAGTTCTCGACCTACGCCACCTGGTGGATCCGTCAGGCGATCACCCGCGCGATGGCCGACCAGGCCCGTACCATCCGCATCCCGGTGCACATGGTCGAGGTCATCAACAAGCTCGCCCGCGTCCAGCGCCAGATGCTGCAGGACCTCGGTCGCGAGCCCACTCCGGAAGAGCTCTCCAAGGAGCTCGACATGACCCCGGAGAAGGTCATCGAGGTGCAGAAGTACGGTCGCGAGCCCATCTCGCTCCACACCCCGCTGGGTGAGGACGGCGACAGCGAGTTCGGCGACCTGATCGAGGACACCGAGGCGGTCGTGCCGGCCGACGCGGTCGGCTTCACCATGCTGCAGAAGCAGCTGGAGAGCCTCCTCGACTCCCTGTCCGAGCGCGAGGCGGGCGTGATCCGCATGCGCTTCGGCCTGGGCGACGGCATGCCGAAGACGCTCGACCAGATCGGCGACACCTTCGGCGTGACGCGGGAGCGCATCCGGCAGATCGAGTCGAAGACGATGGCGAAGCTGCGCCACCCGTCCCGCTCGCAGTCGCTGCGCGACTACCTCGAGTAA
- a CDS encoding MFS transporter: MNSRRSWVIFGIGVFAYLVAVMQRTSIGVAGVAATERFHVSAAVLSSMAVVQLIVYAAMQVPVGVLIDRVGSRALMIAGTALMVLGQVTVAFAPTITLAIVGRILVGAGDATVFTSLMRLVNSWFRGRIVPQLSQWIGNIGQLGQVLSAIPFALLLHQSGWTPAFLSAASVSVVALVGIVAAIRDRPVGSSEGPRPATWGESMRQLRISLARPGTQLGFWSHFTTQSSGTVFSLMWGLPFMVFALGIDPSEASGLLIVSVVAGLIAGPILGLLTARFPLRRSNLVLAIVGMMGLVWALVLLWPGTPPLWLLILLLVAIGIGGPGSLIGFDFARTSNPLHSLGSANGIVNVGGFLASFVMMFLIGVALDAQNTAHTVAGLYALDSFRWAFAVQYVIVGIGVVFLVRARRRTRRRLAEEEGIEVGPLWVALVDAWRRRDGREPGENVQ, translated from the coding sequence GTGAATTCGCGTCGGTCCTGGGTCATCTTCGGGATCGGAGTCTTCGCCTACCTCGTCGCCGTCATGCAGCGCACGAGCATCGGCGTCGCCGGCGTCGCCGCGACCGAGCGGTTCCACGTCTCCGCCGCCGTCCTCTCGTCGATGGCGGTCGTCCAACTGATCGTCTACGCGGCGATGCAGGTGCCCGTCGGCGTGCTGATCGACCGTGTCGGATCGCGCGCGCTGATGATCGCCGGAACCGCCCTGATGGTCCTCGGCCAGGTGACGGTCGCGTTCGCGCCGACCATCACGCTGGCGATCGTGGGCCGCATCCTCGTCGGGGCGGGCGACGCGACCGTGTTCACCTCGCTCATGCGGCTGGTCAACTCCTGGTTCCGCGGCCGGATCGTGCCGCAGCTCTCGCAGTGGATCGGCAACATCGGCCAGCTCGGCCAGGTGCTGTCCGCCATCCCGTTCGCCCTGCTCCTGCACCAGTCCGGCTGGACGCCCGCGTTCCTCAGCGCCGCGTCGGTCTCGGTGGTCGCGCTCGTCGGCATCGTCGCGGCCATCCGCGACCGGCCGGTGGGCTCCAGCGAGGGGCCGCGCCCGGCGACCTGGGGCGAGTCGATGCGCCAGCTCCGGATCAGCCTCGCCCGGCCCGGCACACAGCTCGGGTTCTGGTCGCACTTCACGACGCAGTCCTCCGGCACCGTGTTCAGCCTGATGTGGGGCCTGCCGTTCATGGTGTTCGCGCTCGGCATCGATCCGTCGGAGGCCAGCGGCCTCCTCATCGTCTCGGTCGTCGCCGGTCTGATCGCCGGCCCGATCCTCGGCCTGCTGACCGCGCGCTTCCCGCTGCGGCGCAGCAACCTCGTGCTCGCGATCGTCGGGATGATGGGGCTGGTCTGGGCGCTCGTGCTGCTCTGGCCGGGGACGCCGCCCCTGTGGCTGCTCATCCTCCTGCTCGTCGCGATCGGGATCGGCGGGCCCGGCTCGCTGATCGGCTTCGACTTCGCGCGCACCTCCAACCCGCTGCACAGCCTCGGCTCCGCCAACGGCATCGTCAACGTCGGCGGCTTCCTCGCCAGCTTCGTGATGATGTTCCTGATCGGCGTCGCTCTCGACGCCCAGAACACCGCGCACACGGTCGCCGGACTCTACGCGCTCGACTCCTTCCGCTGGGCGTTCGCCGTGCAGTACGTGATCGTGGGCATCGGCGTCGTCTTCCTCGTCCGGGCCCGCCGACGCACCCGCCGCCGGCTCGCGGAGGAGGAGGGAATAGAAGTGGGCCCCTTGTGGGTTGCATTGGTTGACGCTTGGCGCAGGCGAGATGGTCGGGAGCCTGGCGAGAACGTGCAATAA
- a CDS encoding proteasome assembly chaperone family protein, whose translation MRDPADLYELNPALVVPEGLPLIAGLTGFADAGSGVSQLGTYLLGTLDSEVVATFDADILLDYRARRPIIYFDQDHLADYQPSTLKLHLVYDELRQPFLFLSGFEPDFRWEAFTEAVLGLIERYQVKSVTWVHSIPMPVPHTRPIGVTVSGNRSDLIEAMSIWKPQTQVPGNALHLLEYRLQQLSYPIAGFVLLIPHYLADTEYPAAAIAGLESISAATGLIFPTDRLREEDREFVANIDEQVAGNAELAKLVGTLEERHDTYMEDTQLRSPLTDRDGELPSADEIAAELENFLAFRRHGDDRRGDDENPRADR comes from the coding sequence ATGCGAGACCCCGCGGACCTGTACGAGCTGAACCCGGCACTGGTGGTGCCGGAGGGCCTCCCTCTGATCGCGGGGCTCACCGGGTTCGCCGACGCCGGCTCCGGCGTCAGCCAGCTCGGCACCTACCTGCTCGGCACGCTCGACAGCGAGGTCGTCGCGACCTTCGACGCCGACATCCTGCTCGACTACCGCGCCCGGCGGCCGATCATCTACTTCGACCAGGACCACCTGGCCGACTACCAGCCGTCGACGCTGAAGCTGCACCTGGTCTACGACGAGCTGCGCCAGCCGTTCCTCTTCCTGTCCGGGTTCGAGCCCGACTTCCGCTGGGAGGCGTTCACGGAGGCCGTGCTCGGGCTGATCGAGCGCTACCAGGTCAAGAGCGTCACGTGGGTGCACTCCATCCCGATGCCCGTGCCGCACACCCGGCCGATCGGCGTGACCGTCAGCGGCAACCGTTCCGACCTGATCGAGGCGATGTCGATCTGGAAGCCGCAGACGCAGGTGCCGGGCAACGCCCTCCACCTGCTGGAGTACCGGCTGCAGCAGCTCTCGTACCCGATCGCCGGGTTCGTGCTGCTCATCCCGCACTACCTCGCCGACACCGAGTACCCCGCGGCCGCGATCGCGGGACTGGAGAGCATCAGCGCCGCGACCGGCCTGATCTTCCCGACCGACCGGCTGCGCGAGGAGGACCGCGAGTTCGTCGCCAACATCGACGAGCAGGTCGCGGGCAACGCCGAGCTCGCCAAGCTGGTCGGCACGCTGGAGGAGCGGCACGACACGTACATGGAGGACACCCAGCTGCGCTCGCCGCTGACCGACCGCGACGGCGAGTTGCCCAGCGCCGACGAGATCGCGGCCGAGCTGGAGAACTTCCTGGCGTTCCGCCGGCACGGCGACGACCGTCGCGGCGACGACGAGAACCCCCGCGCCGACCGCTGA
- the alr gene encoding alanine racemase yields MTIVDAIAEPLPRAVIDLAALRRNVAHLSALIAPAETMLAVKADAYGHGLLPIAEAGLEAGATSLAVLEVPAGLVLRAAGVTVPLLAWLHGEDTDWRAAIETDIDLGISALWQLEAIAAAGADRPAVVHLKVDTGLSRNGATREQWPHLIDAALELQRQGVVRIRAAWSHLADASLADDEAALAEFRSAVAEAEERGARFEILHLAASSAGIRMPEARFDLVRFGIAAYGFSPFDDTTGAELGLEAVMRLEAPVVEIHVGGTTHARLGIGYGDGVPVLGIAKTSVLLAGQRCRVLEVDVDTMLVDAGAARVAVGDTAVLFGSGRDGSVTAETYADWAETIADEMITGVAVRVPRVYEN; encoded by the coding sequence GTGACGATCGTGGACGCCATCGCGGAGCCGCTCCCCCGCGCGGTCATCGACCTGGCCGCGCTGCGCCGGAACGTCGCGCACCTCAGCGCGCTGATCGCGCCGGCCGAGACCATGCTCGCGGTCAAGGCCGACGCCTACGGCCACGGCCTGCTGCCGATCGCCGAGGCGGGGCTAGAGGCGGGCGCGACCTCGCTCGCCGTGCTGGAGGTCCCCGCCGGGCTCGTGCTGCGCGCCGCGGGCGTCACCGTCCCGCTACTGGCCTGGCTGCACGGCGAGGACACCGACTGGCGCGCGGCTATCGAGACCGACATCGACCTGGGCATCTCCGCCCTCTGGCAGCTGGAGGCCATCGCGGCCGCGGGCGCCGACCGGCCGGCCGTCGTGCATCTCAAGGTCGACACCGGCCTCAGCCGCAACGGCGCGACCCGCGAGCAGTGGCCGCACCTCATCGACGCCGCGCTGGAGCTCCAGCGGCAGGGCGTCGTGCGCATCCGCGCGGCCTGGTCGCACCTGGCCGACGCCTCCCTCGCGGACGACGAGGCCGCCCTCGCGGAGTTCCGCAGCGCGGTCGCGGAAGCCGAGGAGCGCGGCGCGCGGTTCGAGATCCTGCACCTCGCGGCGAGCTCCGCGGGCATCCGCATGCCGGAGGCGCGCTTCGACCTGGTCCGGTTCGGGATCGCCGCCTACGGCTTCTCGCCGTTCGACGACACGACCGGAGCCGAGCTCGGGCTGGAGGCCGTGATGCGCCTGGAGGCCCCGGTCGTGGAGATCCACGTCGGCGGCACCACGCACGCCCGGCTCGGCATCGGTTACGGCGACGGCGTCCCGGTGCTCGGCATCGCCAAGACCTCGGTCCTCCTCGCCGGCCAGCGCTGCCGCGTGCTCGAGGTCGACGTGGACACCATGCTCGTGGACGCCGGCGCGGCGCGGGTCGCCGTGGGCGACACCGCCGTGCTCTTCGGCTCCGGCCGCGACGGCTCGGTCACCGCCGAGACGTACGCCGACTGGGCCGAGACCATCGCCGACGAGATGATCACGGGCGTCGCCGTGCGCGTCCCCCGGGTCTACGAGAATTAG
- a CDS encoding alanine racemase C-terminal domain-containing protein, which produces MAAATGVRRRAFVDLDVIRSNATTAATAPLPDCTADLRADAYGHGLIPVARALTDAEVGGLLVSRVEDAAAIADEGIPVPVTVGFPAGRHASGPAHLLGPELLGLTDLAGTAPALRLTGEIIAVKRVGADRGVSYGYTYRTERPSTLVLVALGYADGILRVASNKAPVLVGETTGRITGRIAMDQFVVDIGDAGAQPGDPVVLFGDPARGEPSTLDWEAALGVAAPVITSRLGRRIERQYGHWTRRAAQ; this is translated from the coding sequence ATGGCAGCAGCCACCGGCGTGCGCAGGCGCGCATTCGTCGACCTCGACGTCATCCGCTCGAACGCCACCACGGCGGCCACCGCGCCGCTCCCCGACTGCACCGCCGATCTCCGCGCGGACGCGTACGGGCACGGGCTCATCCCCGTCGCCCGGGCGCTGACCGACGCGGAGGTCGGCGGTCTTCTCGTCTCCCGGGTGGAGGACGCCGCGGCCATCGCCGACGAAGGCATCCCCGTGCCGGTGACCGTCGGCTTCCCGGCGGGACGCCACGCCAGCGGCCCCGCGCACCTGCTCGGCCCCGAGCTGCTCGGGCTCACCGACCTCGCGGGAACCGCCCCGGCGCTCCGCCTCACCGGCGAGATCATTGCGGTCAAGCGCGTCGGCGCCGATCGCGGCGTCTCCTACGGCTACACGTACCGCACCGAACGCCCCAGCACGCTCGTGCTGGTCGCGCTCGGCTATGCCGACGGCATCCTGCGCGTCGCCTCCAACAAGGCGCCCGTGCTGGTCGGCGAGACCACCGGCCGCATCACCGGCCGCATCGCCATGGACCAGTTCGTGGTCGACATCGGCGACGCCGGGGCGCAGCCGGGCGACCCGGTGGTGCTGTTCGGCGACCCGGCCCGCGGCGAGCCGTCGACGCTCGACTGGGAGGCCGCGCTCGGCGTGGCCGCGCCGGTCATCACGAGCCGGCTGGGCCGCCGCATCGAGCGCCAGTACGGCCATTGGACGAGAAGGGCCGCGCAGTGA
- a CDS encoding DUF7455 domain-containing protein, whose amino-acid sequence MSTITSENGAVDELESGPQLTAADRCDSCGAQAYIRVVVNNGELLFCAHHGKKHQEKLSQIAHSWHDETARLFEEQRA is encoded by the coding sequence ATGTCTACTATCACCTCGGAGAACGGTGCGGTTGACGAGCTCGAGTCGGGGCCGCAACTGACGGCCGCGGACCGCTGCGACAGCTGTGGCGCTCAGGCGTACATCCGCGTCGTCGTCAACAACGGCGAACTCCTCTTCTGCGCCCACCACGGCAAGAAGCACCAGGAGAAGCTCTCGCAGATCGCGCACAGCTGGCACGACGAGACGGCTCGTCTCTTCGAAGAGCAGCGCGCCTAG
- a CDS encoding leucyl aminopeptidase: MTPPALSLSPAPSSSADVLVLAARSGADGVTVLSGSAPDGLGDELAAVGFGGGKDELVRLPGAAGGPGLAVVGLPEPVDEDALRYAAGTAIRQLAGTASVALDLPAEDDARLGAVLEGAALGAYAFTDYRSASRAGVKTPVATIEVVGASDAGDTLVARALAVSGAAALVKDLVNTPPIDLYPASFASRVEEAVEGLPVTVEVWDERRLESEGFGGILGVGQGSVRPPRLVKVDYAPAGAAKHLALVGKGITFDSGGLSLKPASGMVGMKYDMTGAATVLAVALAAARLALPVRVTAWLCLAENMPSGSAIRPNDVLRMRGGRTVEVLNTDAEGRLVLADGLVAAGEEHPDAIVDVATLTGAAMVALGTRYAAVMGSDDLVGDVLAAAKASGELLWPMPLASELRATINSDVADIANANPGVTAGGMLLAGVFLQEFIGRTGDEDDAPRIPWAHLDIAGPAKGPSAPYGFTGKGPSAVSVRALIRLAEDFSQR; encoded by the coding sequence ATGACGCCTCCCGCCCTCAGCCTCTCGCCCGCCCCCTCCTCTTCCGCCGACGTCCTCGTCCTCGCCGCGCGTTCCGGCGCCGATGGCGTGACCGTGCTGTCGGGGTCCGCTCCGGACGGCCTGGGCGATGAGCTGGCGGCGGTCGGCTTCGGCGGAGGCAAGGACGAACTGGTCCGGCTCCCCGGCGCCGCGGGAGGCCCGGGGCTCGCCGTCGTCGGCCTCCCGGAGCCGGTGGACGAGGACGCGCTGCGCTACGCGGCGGGCACGGCGATCCGCCAGCTCGCCGGCACCGCCTCCGTCGCGCTCGACCTGCCGGCGGAGGACGACGCCCGGCTCGGCGCGGTGCTCGAAGGAGCGGCGCTCGGCGCGTACGCCTTCACCGACTACCGGTCCGCGAGCCGTGCCGGCGTCAAGACCCCGGTCGCGACCATCGAGGTCGTCGGCGCATCCGACGCGGGCGACACCCTCGTGGCGCGCGCCCTCGCGGTCTCCGGCGCCGCCGCCCTGGTGAAGGACCTGGTCAACACTCCTCCGATCGACCTCTATCCCGCGTCGTTCGCGTCGCGCGTCGAGGAGGCCGTGGAGGGTCTTCCCGTCACCGTCGAGGTGTGGGACGAGCGCCGGCTGGAGTCCGAGGGCTTCGGCGGCATCCTCGGCGTCGGGCAGGGCTCCGTGCGCCCGCCGCGGCTGGTGAAGGTCGACTACGCGCCGGCCGGCGCCGCGAAGCACCTCGCCCTGGTCGGCAAGGGCATCACCTTCGACTCCGGCGGCCTGTCGCTGAAGCCCGCCTCCGGCATGGTCGGGATGAAGTACGACATGACCGGCGCAGCCACGGTGCTCGCCGTCGCCCTCGCCGCCGCGCGCCTCGCCTTGCCGGTGCGCGTGACCGCCTGGCTGTGCCTGGCCGAGAACATGCCGTCGGGCTCCGCCATCCGCCCGAACGACGTGCTGCGCATGCGCGGCGGCCGCACCGTTGAGGTGCTGAACACCGACGCGGAGGGCCGCCTCGTGCTCGCGGACGGCCTGGTCGCCGCCGGCGAGGAGCACCCGGACGCGATCGTCGACGTCGCCACCCTGACCGGCGCGGCGATGGTCGCGCTCGGCACCCGCTACGCCGCGGTCATGGGCTCCGACGACCTGGTCGGCGACGTCCTCGCCGCGGCGAAGGCCTCCGGCGAGCTGCTCTGGCCGATGCCGCTCGCGAGCGAGCTGCGCGCCACCATCAACTCCGACGTCGCCGACATCGCGAACGCCAACCCGGGCGTCACCGCGGGCGGCATGCTGCTGGCCGGCGTGTTCCTCCAGGAGTTCATCGGCCGCACCGGGGACGAGGACGACGCGCCGCGCATCCCGTGGGCGCACCTGGACATCGCGGGCCCCGCGAAGGGGCCGTCCGCGCCCTACGGCTTCACCGGCAAGGGACCGTCCGCCGTCAGCGTACGTGCGCTCATCCGTTTGGCCGAGGACTTTTCCCAGAGGTAG